The stretch of DNA aTTGTTGCTTTTTGTGTGTTGCAGTGTTATAAATATTCCATCCAGTGATTTTGAAGACTTGCCTCTTATTCAAGACGTGGTGCAACAATGGGTCGAAAAAAGATTCAGATTTCACGTATCACGGACGAACGGAATCGTCAGGTAAAAATTACGAGTGTTCCTGGCCGCGCAACGCtcttaattgcaattaattaatttatttatttatacacacacacacatatactatatattatactacgtataataattttgaaaggTAAGAAATCGAAAGGAGCGAAGCCGGGCAGAAACATTCTTCCGCCTTTTATGCTCGCGATAGATGTAAAGGAAAGCATTTACAagtcaattttaaatagacgttttaattctattttttgcctttctatgtaaaatatagaataatgcataattaagataatcgtCTCTCGGGTAAACACGGCGGCTCTATAGATACATTTTTTCCCCCTCTTAAAATAAATCCACGCTCGCGGTGAGAGGGAGTAACGTGGAAGTAACGTAAGACCCTGTGTATAAAAAGATCAAACCTGTTAACTATTGATACGATCTTACGTAACGTGAATGATCGGGCAATTAAAACAACGCGATGAATTAATTACCGCGGGTAGCAAGATATTTGCGCCGGCTGCCGCTGCCGCGTCTTAACCGCTTCGGCCGCGGTCTTAATAGCTCGAATATCCAGCTGAGGTTCACCTTCGATGCGATCCCCATCTGCTTCTGTATGCGACAGGTGACCTTTAACAAGCGGAAATTCGGCGTGATGAAAAAGGCGTACGAACTGTCGGTGCTGTGCGACTGCGAGATTGCGCTGATTATCTTCAGTTCGAGCAACAAGCTGTACCAGTATGCGAGCACCGATATGGACAAGGTTCTCCTCAAGTACACCGAGTACAACGAACCCCACGAGTCCCTCACCAACAAGAATATTATCGAGGTGAGTCCATTTATCCGCCATGGATTCTCAGGATGAACGAGGACGCGCCAAGGATCGACGTATTAACGTTGTCGCTAATTTTTCGtaaactctctctctctctctctctttctttctttctttctttctttctttcgttggaaaaaaaacatatatctCACGTTCATggatatgtatatatgcaaTATATGCCAAGGTCGAGACAGCAGTGTGTCGAATATGTACAGGGTGTATCGAAGACGCTCACTACGAATCGCAAGTGACAAAGCCGGAACGATGGATCTTCAACGTTAAAACGAggatagattttttttttttttccagagaTTCGAACGTAAACGTTAGGATGAGAGTTTTTTGTTTCGCGCGCAGTCAATTTTTTCACTCTTGCTGAACGCTCGGCGCCGTTTCGAtgcttttttgttttttctatgCAAACGGTAATTCCGAGAGTTAAACCAGAGTAGGATAAGAGAATCGCGCGTCTGGGTGTTAAATTAACATGCATGTGAAGGTTGAGTGCCCTCGGGCGGTGTGGTCACGTGAACCTGTCTGCTGACACTTGCAGGCGCTCAACAAGAAGGAACATAAGGGTGCCATGTCTCCAGAGAGCCCGGAGCCCGACGCGATCGAGTACAATCTTACCCCGCGCACCGAGGCCAAATACACAAAGATCGACGAGGAATTTCAGATGATGATGCAGAGGCATCAGCACAATGGCAGCAGGGTAAATATTCAAATCAAGCTAAATGTCAGTTGCACCAGGCCGACCTTATGTTTATGCAAGAAGAATAGCTACAGTTTCCTCTTTATTACGCCGAGTATGTAGATTTTATGTTGAACCGCTTGCCGGTCAATTAATTTGCTTGTCAAAATTTTTCCAACGTTTacgaaatttgaaaatttaggaGATTGTCCGCTGTATAATTTTCTAAGAATGTCGAATCtcgagaaatttttatcgcaaagacgtacgatttatttctttttcttatttagtttattttaatttatattaatatgttatacgtatttcataatttgcgggaatttatttaattatatttctatagttaatttaaaatgagaaTGATAAAAGAGGGTTTATTTTTACATGAATAATAAGCAggaaatttgaatttttatgataattgatgtacttattttaatagaaatttcatGTATTAATTAAGTTGTTTATTcagttattattataatattattttcgctaTGTATATTGAGATAAATTAGATACGAGTTTATCAATACGCATCATTATATTACGTAACGTTAAGACGGAACAATAGCAAATAGCAAATTGCAAATTTGCTATAAACTGCTCGGCGTAGGGCTTAGATCTATTCGCtatagatattattaatttgcataccTGTTGTGATTGTAGACAATGGGACAATCGAATTACACGCTACCGGTATCTGTCCCAGTGAACAATTACGGCGAATCTCTTCTTGGATCTAGTCCACAGATGGCACATACCAGCATTTCTCCACGTCCATCATCGTCTGAGACGGATTCAggtatttgtaattaataataatattattaataaaattgacgacgcttttgagaatttttttacgtctaaatttactaataattaaataatttcttttcagtATATCCTCCAGGAGGAATGTTGGAAATGAGTAATGGCTATCCTCCGTCAGCGTCACCATTGGGTGGTTCACCTAGTCCAGGACCTTCGCCCGCACTCGGGGTCGGTGGAGGTAGTGCAAATAAAGGCAGCAATCCGTCTAGGCATTCGCCACAACCTCCGCCTCCACCGCCTCCGCCTCATCCTCACAGGGCTAATCTACGAGTGGTTATACCAACGCCTCTTGCGCAACCTCTCTCCGACGACACTAATTATGATGTAATTGTCTCCTCActgttaacaaaaatattttaatgatgtatctcaagtatttatattcatgaaggggatatttttaacaaaataagcttttattttaacaaattttttaacggtagagagagagagagagagagagagagagaaaaaagaaactcgtaATTAACTGCTCAATGTAATGTATGATGAGTAAAGAATGTTCAACATTTATAAGATATTGTGTACGTACAATTGCAGAATGCCCATACGCAGTCTGCGTTAAATACACCTGTAGTGGCGTTACAAACACCAACAGTCCCAGCCGGATATCCTAGTTTTGGACCAACAGATTACTCCTCGGATCTCGGGGGCCTTACATGGCCCACTCATCAGAGGTACGTTGTTGATGACTTATATTCGGCAGCCACCATGTCCAGCATCAGGTAAatcatatttcataattattgtTGTGAAAGAAAGCTATGTGTCCAGTTGGTATGACGTATCtttagttattttattcatattagGTAACAGATGATACATTTTCGGTTCCAatcggattaaaaaattaagcacGCGTGATAGAGCACCCGTATCATCAATAAATCATAATAAACTCGATGATAATATGTTTAGGTACagcgatatatttaaaaaagtttgaattaaacatgaatttaaattttttataatttttcattattctcTTATTCTTgtagttacttttttttttttttttcttcttctctttgtttctctcttttcttctcgctTATCAtgtgcattattatttaattaatgtaataaaatagcaCGGATTTGTTCCTGGGTAGCTGTAACGTGATATAATATATCGACCACTGGAGCGCTATAGTTTTTTTTCGGTTACAATAGTGTTTGGCATGTCATTATATTGTGAGTGTTGGAGAGTATTCTTCATTTTCATTTACAGGTAGATTATTTGTAATCGAATCTCACATACACTATTACGGAACGATACGTTATCAAAAGTACATTTTCATGATTCACATCATGATTTGATCAACTTTCATCTCTACTTTATGCATGGTGCACGCTTTCGTTGCGCATATACAGGGTTGGGATGCAAAATCAGGGAAAATTTATAGCTTCTTGTAACAATAGACACGTTGCGAAAAGAATATATTCACCCGagaacatattttctttttaatttgctaaCCGTATACAAAATTTTGTCCTCGTAATATCACGAAATATTTTCGACGTTACAGTGGTCTTCCTCACCTAGCTGTATCGAGCAGTACCCCACCACCATCTACGTCGCCTTTACctgtaaagataaaaagtgaacCGATAAGTCCACCCAGAGATCCGCACGGCGGGAACAGTGGATCCAATGGTGGTCCTAGCAACGCCAGCAATTTGCACCATACAAACTTGAATGTCGGTCCATCGTCCAGCACCGGTGCTCCACCGCCGCATCACGTATCTCATCCAGGACCTCAGACCCTGAATTTGGTATCGAGCAGACCGAGCAGTAATCCACCTCCGTCCCATTCGGGTAGCATAACACCGACAAATCTCCCATCGCCAGGAAGTGGTACGGTTGGTGATATCAGAACGAACCATTCTAGCGGTGGCGGGAACGGAGGGAACAGTTCAGATTATGAAAACGGGCCGCTCATGAAACGCTCGAGAATCACGGAAGGTTGGGCGACTTAATGTCGATTAAATTGTTGCACTCATCAGTTGTTTGATACCTCCTCGACGTACAACGGCATATAGTGCTTGTGAGTTCCagtataattaaacaaactCCTTTTAAACGTTTTTGAAACGCAAACTTCGCACTATCGCGATAATAATGGCTACGGGAATGGGTACGCTTCCGCCGTAGCTAGCGGAGTGGAAAAATCTGTTTATATTTTGAAGCTGACACagaatatacatttatttgaagaaaaaagaaaatacggTGCCATAATGTTgaaactttatatatatatatatattatatatatgatagatacatatatatatatattttcatgtATATAATATGAAGTGTTGTTTGTATATATGTCATAAAATTCGTAATAACTTTTGCGATATGGCATTGTGTCCTCGATGCTCGTACGAAAATTAATGCGAGGGGAAACAGTATATTAGAGAATAATGCAGTACCCAAATTGTGAAAATTCTGAAAGTGTAATACTGAATTTAAAAGAGCTTGTGAAGAAATCTACACATAGTGGAAGATTTATAAAGACCAGATATAACCATCGCAAGTCGTTGTTGTTTTGTAATGGTATAGTAGTCAGAAATAAGCCATAACTCGTTAATATGATCTCGCGCTGCAAAAATATGCTTTGTTCGGTAACATTGCCCCTGTGCTTCGCAAATATCATATTCCATTAAATCCAATAGCCGTTTATTTATGGGcaacttaattatttacggGAAGCTATTAATTGCACTTTTCTGTCCCATTGTGCAGACATTATCGAGAgaaaatttcgtattttattttatacattaagatttttatattcttgaaTTAATCAactaattttacaattaacgtGAGTTTATTAACGGTCTATGGTTCCCAAGTATGTGGAAATCGGCTGCTGTACTCAAATTTTTCATGATATTCTATAGAACAAgattcgaaattaatatattgagTTATGAGGTAATACGAGATAGATAGGCATATTATATAGTGTtgattaataagaaaaagatatacaCACAGCGCGCGTatagatatatacatacataaatatatctatatatatatatatatatatatatatatatatatatatatatatatatatatatatatatgcatatatacatacacgtTATATACATTTTCCACAAGTATTTTGCACATTTGTATAAAGATTATGGAGGAAGAAAACTTGAAAACTTTGCAACCCTCGAAGCCTAAAAATATGTAAcgacaattatttatacacaACAGATATATATGCTGCATATTAATGCATgtgatgaaataaaaacttacgaTAAGGAGGATTGagtgatattaatattaataacataatcgtaaatttttaatgaaaccaaaattatatttctaaatacactttattatatttgccaACCATGATCAATTTTATGTATCTAATCTGtagttctttttaatataaaaattttgagaaAGATCGACTATATATAGAAAACGAAACGCTCGTAAAATGATTATGAAAACTTTCGTCGCAGAGATAAATTTCTGTGATATGTaagaaattatacatataagagATAATTATCTTTCTTGATATCAGAAGCGCGACCTTTTCGGCCAACAATTATGTAAAAGTAACTATAACGATATTTGGCAAAACAGGGTTGCAATTGTATAACGATGTAGAATTACCTTCTTCCTGAAATCAGTAAGATGAAAATGTGTCAAGATGATTTCAATGtatgttttacaatttcaGGATGTGTCCTGATGAGAATCGTTCTTTCGAGAGTtgtatttgataaattattgtaattaacatACTAATGGAATACGCAGGTATATGAATGAATAGTGCCTGGCACCATTTGTGGCCCTCCTGTTAGGATGCTTTCCCAAATCGTATATGCAGtacaatttgttaataaagtCTTGAAAATGATAAACTACTTAAACgcgatatatatgtatatataaatatatatacgagAAACGATATATGATGTTGTAAGCTTTATAATGTGACTTTTTGACAAATAGCGTGGGAAGGCAACCTCTATTATAATTGTCGAAGGTTGTACGATGAGGTATGACCCTCGgtattcattttctttattaacgcATATTAGAAATGTTGTCATATGACTGTACGAACAATTGGTATGTGGAATATGAAAACGTAATGCGTATAGTCATTAATCTTAATCACGAATTTTTAAGATGATCACAAAGTGCAATCTCTTAGCCAACACACTTTTTtatcaaacaaaaatataaagaaattgttatttttcataacgaagaagtaaactttaatgtattaaagatatatatgtCTCCACtagttattaaactttttccTATTGacacgaaatttattatatttaattgatatttaattgtaatatattctaTTCATATATTATGAAAACTAATTGTATATACCTGGTTTGCAGGTATAAATGTTTACAAGtggatttatatttttaaactttatattacgtttaaatGCATTTGATCGGTATGTCAAACAggaatttgaataaaatcgaAGGCAATCTCTCAATGTTTGTTTCATCGACAATATTTTctattgtaacattttttttctttttttttccgtaattttaaacataaaataaaagcattaTATCGTTTATTTGATCTCGGCGTTGTTGTACATTGGATAATATTGGAACTTAAAATTCCTCACGTACATTTACCTCACacaagatataatttaaatttaatcttaacGGATGTTATTGAACTCAGAACTTGTTAATTCTTTCTCTGAAATGCCCTATTGTGATATCGAAACTATCATGATCCCTCTGCATAATAAGTTTATCTAAGATCATTTTAAGTGTTCCGACATCAACACTTCTATAATAATCACAGTGTGATGCGAAAAGCATGAGCAGTACTTTATATGCAAGGTTTATATGTACTATCTGATCTATTTTATCATAACATACAGTACGATAATGCATAAAACAGAGAGTAGgcaatttgttaaatgtaCGTTAAGTACATGTACGTACACTtcaatgtatattttttaatatgaagtACATGTAAGTTATATCTGTGAGCAAAAATAAGTTGATGTAATTAAAAGTGTATTCGTCTTGATCGGCACAACTTATGACGAacattactttattattaatcaacgtcgcaaataatgaaataaaatttgtaccttgcaattttcacaattttattacaaatattgtgaaatattttactttttaaatcgtttaaaaTGCAATGGAGCAACGGTATCAATTCTAAAAGACTTTTGTATCCCGGTGGTTAAAACTGTTATTTTCtgcacacatttttttttttttttttttttttctttttttttctttaatttgacACGCAAGCGCGAATTGTGAAAAATTACTGCTAATTTGTGTGATACATGGTaacatgtaaaatatttgttgtCTTCTAAATACTCTAGTTACTTGCCGTGAATTATGATCATAGAGTTGTGCCTCAAGATTTCAACAGATATTCAATACGTAAAAgtaatgataattattgtaGTTAAAAACTCAGAGACTATTGAAATTGTTGGAACGCTGTGAACGAATGGACCATCGTTAGAAGAGCCATACGCATAAGATAAATGAGGTCTACGAATAGTTAGACGTTTTATATTGCATAAGCTAAGATTGTTTGGAAAAGAGGCCATTATAGGCTTTAGGCAATGTTCGCAAATAATCGAATTGCAATGCACGGCACAAGTACCAGATCACTGTAACAatgtagtaaaataaaatacaatgtaTATGTACTAGCCACAACTGTTGTCACCacaaatatgaataaataaatatataaatatatatatgtatatatatatatatatatatatatatatatatatatatatatatatacatacacacacacaattAAGTTTAAATACAGATTTAAGTACTGGACATATCTGTAAAGCCAAGTAGCATCACATTTTTAATGTCATAAGAATATCGTCATTTTACTGTTACTATCTGTATCTGTGCATTTTGAAACTGAAAACGGTATGACCTGTTTGATACGTACACAATCACACCAAAAGTTACAAGATccttcatatattttttaacatatagtTATCATATTATTGAGTTTCCGCTTAGTTTTGAAATGCACTCTGTAAACAGATGAAGTGTATGACGGGGGACATACtttaaacattattatgtaGTTTTACACGTATTTGTATAATACAGTTTAAAGGGGAGGTTGTTCAGCAAATTCCTCAAATTGCGTATCGTACTGTTACAGTTAATTTCGAGGTACAGTTACATTAtacaatgtataaaatttttaaataaaacagtaTGTATACACAGgacacacacacgtacacacacatacacaggTATTCATAAAACGCATTACACATAAAAGATTTGCATCATGCATACACAGCCGGATGTATGCATATGtgaatatacatgtataaaagttattataataatgtgtAATAGTAATAACATACAATATTATAGTCGTGCGTTACGTTAGCTGATAATTGCGAGAATAAAGGAAAGTAATTCATATAGTGCCATCATAACTGACTAATTAAGGGAAATACCGATTTTACGTTTTAAGTAGTAATATCATAGGAGAGTATATttgaggaagaaaaaaaaaatacttacaatGTTGAAGACAAAGACTCGGTTTatgtttgtaataataattataatgtttgCCAAGTTTGTTATATAAGTACGAAGCCATTGAGAAATTTTATGTGCTAAATCTTAAAGACATACTTTATCCTCTTATGCACATTCAATGCCACACGCAATAGTACTTGAGTTCACAAACTCTCGAACGGTTTGTGCGCTCATGGAGTTGGCGTGAATACGCTACGGACACGTAATTACAAAGCTCCTTTGTTTGTACGTTATACCTTTGGTGCTCGACATTATCCAGTTATTGTTATACGTTATTACTGATCTGTATATGACCATGCTACCATATTGCCTATTATTGGTCAGTATAATCATTGTCAGAATTAGTGataaataatgattatttGATAACGCTCTGTGTACatcacacacatacatacaacATTGTAAACATATACACATTGTGGTTATATTTC from Cardiocondyla obscurior isolate alpha-2009 linkage group LG04, Cobs3.1, whole genome shotgun sequence encodes:
- the Mef2 gene encoding myocyte-specific enhancer factor 2 isoform X1 yields the protein MGRKKIQISRITDERNRQVTFNKRKFGVMKKAYELSVLCDCEIALIIFSSSNKLYQYASTDMDKVLLKYTEYNEPHESLTNKNIIEALNKKEHKGAMSPESPEPDAIEYNLTPRTEAKYTKIDEEFQMMMQRHQHNGSRTMGQSNYTLPVSVPVNNYGESLLGSSPQMAHTSISPRPSSSETDSVYPPGGMLEMSNGYPPSASPLGGSPSPGPSPALGVGGGSANKGSNPSRHSPQPPPPPPPPHPHRANLRVVIPTPLAQPLSDDTNYDNAHTQSALNTPVVALQTPTVPAGYPSFGPTDYSSDLGGLTWPTHQRYVVDDLYSAATMSSISGLPHLAVSSSTPPPSTSPLPVKIKSEPISPPRDPHGGNSGSNGGPSNASNLHHTNLNVGPSSSTGAPPPHHVSHPGPQTLNLVSSRPSSNPPPSHSGSITPTNLPSPGSGTVGDIRTNHSSGGGNGGNSSDYENGPLMKRSRITEGWAT
- the Mef2 gene encoding myocyte-specific enhancer factor 2 isoform X4; translated protein: MGRKKIQISRITDERNRQVTFNKRKFGVMKKAYELSVLCDCEIALIIFSSSNKLYQYASTDMDKVLLKYTEYNEPHESLTNKNIIEALNKKEHKGAMSPESPEPDAIEYNLTPRTEAKYTKIDEEFQMMMQRHQHNGSRTMGQSNYTLPVSVPVNNYGESLLGSSPQMAHTSISPRPSSSETDSVYPPGGMLEMSNGYPPSASPLGGSPSPGPSPALGVGGGSANKGSNPSRHSPQPPPPPPPPHPHRANLRVVIPTPLAQPLSDDTNYDNAHTQSALNTPVVALQTPTVPAGYPSFGPTDYSSDLGGLTWPTHQSGLPHLAVSSSTPPPSTSPLPVKIKSEPISPPRDPHGGNSGSNGGPSNASNLHHTNLNVGPSSSTGAPPPHHVSHPGPQTLNLVSSRPSSNPPPSHSGSITPTNLPSPGSGTVGDIRTNHSSGGGNGGNSSDYENGPLMKRSRITEGWAT
- the Mef2 gene encoding myocyte-specific enhancer factor 2 isoform X3 — translated: MGRKKIQISRITDERNRQVTFNKRKFGVMKKAYELSVLCDCEIALIIFSSSNKLYQYASTDMDKVLLKYTEYNEPHESLTNKNIIEEHKGAMSPESPEPDAIEYNLTPRTEAKYTKIDEEFQMMMQRHQHNGSRTMGQSNYTLPVSVPVNNYGESLLGSSPQMAHTSISPRPSSSETDSVYPPGGMLEMSNGYPPSASPLGGSPSPGPSPALGVGGGSANKGSNPSRHSPQPPPPPPPPHPHRANLRVVIPTPLAQPLSDDTNYDNAHTQSALNTPVVALQTPTVPAGYPSFGPTDYSSDLGGLTWPTHQRYVVDDLYSAATMSSISGLPHLAVSSSTPPPSTSPLPVKIKSEPISPPRDPHGGNSGSNGGPSNASNLHHTNLNVGPSSSTGAPPPHHVSHPGPQTLNLVSSRPSSNPPPSHSGSITPTNLPSPGSGTVGDIRTNHSSGGGNGGNSSDYENGPLMKRSRITEGWAT
- the Mef2 gene encoding myocyte-specific enhancer factor 2 isoform X2, with protein sequence MGRKKIQISRITDERNRQVTFNKRKFGVMKKAYELSVLCDCEIALIIFSSSNKLYQYASTDMDKVLLKYTEYNEPHESLTNKNIIEKEHKGAMSPESPEPDAIEYNLTPRTEAKYTKIDEEFQMMMQRHQHNGSRTMGQSNYTLPVSVPVNNYGESLLGSSPQMAHTSISPRPSSSETDSVYPPGGMLEMSNGYPPSASPLGGSPSPGPSPALGVGGGSANKGSNPSRHSPQPPPPPPPPHPHRANLRVVIPTPLAQPLSDDTNYDNAHTQSALNTPVVALQTPTVPAGYPSFGPTDYSSDLGGLTWPTHQRYVVDDLYSAATMSSISGLPHLAVSSSTPPPSTSPLPVKIKSEPISPPRDPHGGNSGSNGGPSNASNLHHTNLNVGPSSSTGAPPPHHVSHPGPQTLNLVSSRPSSNPPPSHSGSITPTNLPSPGSGTVGDIRTNHSSGGGNGGNSSDYENGPLMKRSRITEGWAT